A region from the Gossypium hirsutum isolate 1008001.06 chromosome A08, Gossypium_hirsutum_v2.1, whole genome shotgun sequence genome encodes:
- the LOC107928768 gene encoding uncharacterized protein has product MEKSLAQYQNHHPQEKKEKLQQQQQQKQSQNQEKAKQHPVWDCGSNLYDSFELNSFNRQLDSAIHSRTMSMPHLVDRAPPQSTASALPPPVSKKQFSKFSRSIQKLFKSMFRFRQSSSSSIMWLKQRSHDDYYVVYDKTGSLTTIPEVPEIDFGGLSPEINALVAKRTASERFTAASTVGISCA; this is encoded by the coding sequence ATGGAGAAATCCCTAGCACAATACCAGAATCACCATCCCCAGGAGAAGAAGGAAAAActtcaacaacaacaacaacaaaagcaAAGTCAAAACCAGGAGAAGGCCAAGCAGCATCCTGTTTGGGACTGTGGTAGCAATCTTTATGACTCGTTTGAACTCAACTCCTTCAACCGTCAACTCGACTCAGCAATCCATTCAAGAACCATGTCCATGCCTCATCTAGTCGACAGAGCTCCTCCACAGTCAACCGCCTCTGCCCTTCCGCCTCCAGTTTCCAAGAAGCAGTTTTCCAAGTTCTCTCGGTCTATTCAAAAACTCTTCAAATCCATGTTTAGATTCAGACAAAGTTCGAGTTCTTCCATTATGTGGCTGAAACAAAGATCGCACGACGACTACTACGTGGTTTACGACAAGACAGGTTCGCTCACAACCATCCCTGAGGTCCCGGAGATTGATTTTGGAGGGCTTTCGCCGGAGATTAACGCCTTGGTTGCTAAGAGAACTGCATCCGAAAGATTCACTGCAGCCTCCACTGTCGGTATTTCATGTGCTTGA